Proteins found in one Pagrus major chromosome 20, Pma_NU_1.0 genomic segment:
- the sfxn2 gene encoding sideroflexin-2 isoform X1 — MALSSFDIDAPRWDQTTFMGRLKHFFNITDCRTALLPDSRLDEAKALVESCRAGSLPPGTTEEQLHYAKKLYDSAFHPDTGDRMNLIGRMSFQVPGGMAITGCMLQFYRTVPAVVFWQWVNQSFNALVNYTNRNAASPITPKQIGVAYITATSTALATAVGLNLYTKKAPPLVARWVPFAAVASANCVNIPMMRQQEILNGIAVTDENGNKLGQSTKAAAKGITQVVVSRITMAAPGMIILPIIMQRLEKYKFMQRITFLHGPIQVMLVGGFLIFMVPAACSLFPQRCSMAVSKLEPELRDSIKSQYGDAIQRVYFNKGL; from the exons ATGGCTTTGAGCTCGTTCGACATCGACGCACCGCGATGGGATCAGACGACGTTTATGGGCCGACTGAAACACTTCTTCAACATCACAGACTGTCGGACGGCGCTCTTACCTGACTCGCGTCTGGATGAGGCCAAAGCTTTAGTAGAAAGCTGCAG GGCAGGATCCCTCCCTCCCGGCACCACAGAGGAGCAGCTCCACTACGCCAAGAAGCTGTACGACTCGGCCTTCCACCCAGACACGGGAGACCGCATGAACCTCATCGGCCGCATGTCCTTCCAGGTCCCCGGAGGCATGGCCATCACCGGCTGCATGCTGCAGTTCTACAG GACAGTTCCTGCTGTGGTGTTCTGGCAGTGGGTGAATCAGTCCTTCAACGCTCTGGTCAACTACACAAACCGTAACGCTGCCTCCCCCATCACTCCCAA GCAGATCGGAGTCGCCTACATTACAGCAACCAGCACAGCGCTGGCGACAGCAGTGGGACTCAACCTCTACACaaag AAAGCTCCTCCTCTCGTCGCTCGCTGGGTCCCGTTTGCAGCCGTGGCATCAGCCAACTGTGTTAACATTCCTATGATGAGGCAACA GGAAATTCTGAATGGCATCGCTGTGACAGACGAAAACGGCAACAAGCTGGGTCAATCTACG AAAGCGGCAGCAAAAGGCATCACTCAGGTGGTCGTCTCTCGGATCACCATGGCTGCACCAGGAATGA TCATCCTCCCCATCATCATGCAGAGGCTGGAAAAATACAAGTTCATGCAG AGAATCACGTTTCTCCACGGACCTATTCAAGTGATGCTGGTGGGAGGATT tttgatctTCATGGTGCCTGCTGCCTGCTCCCTTTTCCCTCAGAGATG CTCTATGGCTGTGTCCAAGCTGGAGCCCGAGCTGCGAGACTCCATCAAATCTCAGTACGGAGACGCTATACAACGTGTCTACTTCAACAAAGGCCTCTGA
- the sfxn2 gene encoding sideroflexin-2 isoform X2 — protein sequence MALSSFDIDAPRWDQTTFMGRLKHFFNITDCRTALLPDSRLDEAKALVESCRAGSLPPGTTEEQLHYAKKLYDSAFHPDTGDRMNLIGRMSFQVPGGMAITGCMLQFYRTVPAVVFWQWVNQSFNALVNYTNRNAASPITPKQIGVAYITATSTALATAVGLNLYTKKAPPLVARWVPFAAVASANCVNIPMMRQQEILNGIAVTDENGNKLGQSTKAAAKGITQVVVSRITMAAPGMIILPIIMQRLEKYKFMQLYGCVQAGARAARLHQISVRRRYTTCLLQQRPLRGLIICSTHKPKYIFGYAMCLLMLIISHNNTLLCLRHLQISAYRWVVDQSCRFLNVILFLWVPVFLRLNRLKGHRVLLLRNQMISSQEQIKTLASLSFM from the exons ATGGCTTTGAGCTCGTTCGACATCGACGCACCGCGATGGGATCAGACGACGTTTATGGGCCGACTGAAACACTTCTTCAACATCACAGACTGTCGGACGGCGCTCTTACCTGACTCGCGTCTGGATGAGGCCAAAGCTTTAGTAGAAAGCTGCAG GGCAGGATCCCTCCCTCCCGGCACCACAGAGGAGCAGCTCCACTACGCCAAGAAGCTGTACGACTCGGCCTTCCACCCAGACACGGGAGACCGCATGAACCTCATCGGCCGCATGTCCTTCCAGGTCCCCGGAGGCATGGCCATCACCGGCTGCATGCTGCAGTTCTACAG GACAGTTCCTGCTGTGGTGTTCTGGCAGTGGGTGAATCAGTCCTTCAACGCTCTGGTCAACTACACAAACCGTAACGCTGCCTCCCCCATCACTCCCAA GCAGATCGGAGTCGCCTACATTACAGCAACCAGCACAGCGCTGGCGACAGCAGTGGGACTCAACCTCTACACaaag AAAGCTCCTCCTCTCGTCGCTCGCTGGGTCCCGTTTGCAGCCGTGGCATCAGCCAACTGTGTTAACATTCCTATGATGAGGCAACA GGAAATTCTGAATGGCATCGCTGTGACAGACGAAAACGGCAACAAGCTGGGTCAATCTACG AAAGCGGCAGCAAAAGGCATCACTCAGGTGGTCGTCTCTCGGATCACCATGGCTGCACCAGGAATGA TCATCCTCCCCATCATCATGCAGAGGCTGGAAAAATACAAGTTCATGCAG CTCTATGGCTGTGTCCAAGCTGGAGCCCGAGCTGCGAGACTCCATCAAATCTCAGTACGGAGACGCTATACAACGTGTCTACTTCAACAAAGGCCTCTGAGAGGGCTGATTATCTGTTCGACTCACAAgcctaaatacatttttggttaCGCAATGTGTCTTCTTATGCTAATCATTAGTCATAACAACACGCTCTTATGCCTTCGTCATCTTCAGATCAGTGCTTATCGGTGGGTGGTTGATCAATCGTGTcgctttttaaatgtaattctgTTTCTTTGGGTTCCTGTTTTCTTGCGTTTAAACAGATTAAAGGGGCACCGTGTACTCCTGTTGAGAAACCAAATGATCTCATCTCAGGAACAGATAAAAACTCTTGCTAGTTTGTCCTTCATGTAG